In Triticum aestivum cultivar Chinese Spring chromosome 5B, IWGSC CS RefSeq v2.1, whole genome shotgun sequence, the following proteins share a genomic window:
- the LOC123111149 gene encoding sialyltransferase-like protein 2 → MKPRHLPPVLVLALLSLLSLSLRRHLTPLQPPLRPAAGDPLLRRLAAVEGVGSEQVLADAAALLVNGSISTFPSLGNRQRLLYLRLPFARTARGPPRPRTVSRLRIPAEALPSDESLLASFRTSLHSFLLAHHRRRRGGTSNVASVMSELAGVLGRRFPTCAVVGNSGALLGSGRGPQIDAHELVIRLNNARVAGFVADVGAKTSLSFVNSNILHLCASRSAATAAGCGCHPYGPTVPMAMYICQPAHLLDALICNATATHASPFPLLVTDARLDALSARIAKYYSIRRFVSDTGAPASNWTRKHDERYFHYSSGMQAVVMALGVCEELSLFGFGKPAGAKHHYHTNQKKELDLHDYQAEYDFYGDLQARPEMVPFLDEAQGFTVPPVSLYW, encoded by the coding sequence ATGAAGCCCCGCCACCTCCCGCCGGTCCTTGTACTCGCCTTGctttccctcctctccctctccctccgccgccacctCACCCCCCTGCAGCCGCCGCTTCGTCCCGCGGCCGGGGACCCGCTCCTTCGTCGCCTCGCCGCGGTGGAAGGTGTGGGATCCGAGCAAGTCCTCGCCGACGCAGCTGCACTGCTCGTGAATGGCTCGATATCCACGTTCCCCAGCCTTGGCAACCGCCAGCGCCTCCTCTACCTCCGCCTCCCGTTCGCCCGCACCGCCCGCGGCCCGCCCAGGCCGAGGACCGTGTCCCGCCTCCGCATCCCCGCCGAGGCACTCCCCTCGGACGAATCCCTGCTCGCGTCCTTCCGCACGTCCCTCCACTCCTTCCTCCtcgcccaccaccgccgccgccggggcGGAACCAGTAATGTGGCCAGCGTCATGAGCGAGCTCGCCGGCGTCCTCGGACGGCGCTTCCCGACCTGCGCGGTCGTCGGGAATAGCGGCGCGCTCCTCGGCTCCGGCCGCGGACCGCAGATCGACGCGCACGAGCTCGTCATCCGCCTCAACAACGCACGCGTGGCCGGCTTTGTCGCCGACGTCGGCGCCAAAACCTCGCTCTCCTTCGTCAACTCCAACATCCTCCACCTCTGCGCGTCCCGCAGTGCCGCCACCGCCGCAGGCTGCGGGTGCCACCCGTATGGCCCCACCGTGCCCATGGCCATGTACATCTGCCAGCCCGCGCACCTCCTGGACGCCCTCATCTGCAACGCAACCGCCACCCACGCCTCCCCATTCCCGCTCCTTGTCACCGACGCGCGCCTGGACGCACTCTCGGCGCGCATTGCCAAGTACTACTCGATCCGGCGATTCGTGTCCGACACGGGTGCTCCGGCGAGCAACTGGACCCGGAAGCACGACGAGAGGTACTTCCACTATTCCTCAGGTATGCAGGCGGTGGTGATGGCGCTGGGGGTGTGCGAGGAACTGAGCCTATTCGGGTTCGGCAAGCCGGCAGGGGCCAAGCACCATTATCACACCAACCAGAAGAAGGAACTGGACCTGCACGACTACCAAGCGGAGTACGATTTCTACGGCGACCTCCAGGCGCGGCCGGAGATGGTGCCGTTCCTTGACGAGGCCCAAGGCTTCACGGTGCCGCCGGTCAGCTTGTACTGGTGA